The Thermoclostridium stercorarium subsp. stercorarium DSM 8532 genome contains a region encoding:
- the cysC gene encoding adenylyl-sulfate kinase — protein sequence MKNSGNIIYHQGKVTKEDRYRVLGQKGLIVWLTGLSGSGKSTIAVETEKILNGMGKAVYRLDGDNIRFGLNSDLGFSEKDRFENIRRISEVCALFQDAGLIVIASFISPLAKMRQMAREKGKENFIEVYVKADLETCIKRDPKGLYCKALNGEIQEFTGISAPYEEPENPDLVLDTQSNSPEECVKMLVDKILEMSKLE from the coding sequence ATGAAAAACAGCGGTAATATCATTTATCATCAGGGAAAGGTTACAAAGGAAGACAGGTACAGGGTTTTGGGACAAAAAGGGCTTATTGTGTGGTTAACCGGACTTTCAGGTTCGGGAAAATCCACCATTGCCGTTGAGACGGAAAAAATCCTGAACGGCATGGGAAAGGCGGTCTACCGCCTTGACGGCGACAATATAAGGTTTGGACTGAACAGTGATCTTGGATTCTCAGAAAAGGACAGGTTTGAGAACATACGCAGGATTTCGGAAGTATGCGCATTATTCCAGGATGCAGGGCTGATTGTGATTGCTTCTTTTATATCGCCGTTGGCTAAAATGCGGCAGATGGCGAGAGAAAAGGGAAAGGAAAATTTTATTGAGGTTTACGTGAAGGCAGATTTGGAAACCTGCATAAAAAGGGATCCAAAAGGATTGTACTGCAAAGCTCTAAACGGCGAGATTCAGGAATTCACCGGCATTTCGGCGCCGTATGAGGAGCCGGAGAATCCCGATCTGGTGTTGGACACACAGAGTAACTCGCCGGAAGAGTGCGTGAAAATGCTTGTTGATAAAATTCTCGAAATGTCAAAGCTTGAATAG
- a CDS encoding AraC family transcriptional regulator, giving the protein MHIENLVEMDMFPEPFPVRVIYNRDKKFTYPSHWHNAIEIAVAAKKSSGIVINNRLYTLEEGDIVYISGGDIHGYPLSPGSERIFIIFDLNQLNNGNIFHEEYPYISKTILIKKDVNTELHSQVYRLIEEMLKEASNIVLGSRFSILSKIYEILAVIVKGSNGAMELKSEGRKDLLYRIGQVVEYMENNYMEQITLSDTAEKFGFSEHYLSRLFKRVLGVPFRQYLNIIRIKHASESIILNKESISDIAFNCGFNSISTFNRTFREIKGCTPLQYRKMQWNHQNDGKGGQDEKQR; this is encoded by the coding sequence ATGCATATAGAAAATCTTGTGGAAATGGATATGTTTCCTGAGCCGTTTCCGGTAAGGGTTATATATAACAGGGACAAAAAGTTCACATACCCGTCCCACTGGCATAATGCCATTGAAATCGCCGTTGCGGCGAAAAAGAGCTCGGGTATTGTTATTAATAACCGTCTGTATACGTTAGAGGAAGGCGATATAGTTTATATTTCAGGCGGGGATATTCACGGCTATCCCCTGTCCCCCGGCAGTGAGCGGATATTTATTATTTTCGACCTTAACCAGCTGAATAACGGCAACATATTTCATGAAGAATATCCCTATATATCAAAAACCATTCTGATAAAAAAGGACGTCAACACCGAACTTCACTCACAGGTATACAGGCTGATAGAGGAAATGCTTAAAGAGGCGTCAAATATTGTTTTAGGTTCAAGGTTCTCAATACTTTCAAAAATATACGAAATTTTAGCCGTAATAGTGAAAGGCTCGAACGGAGCGATGGAGCTTAAAAGTGAGGGAAGGAAGGATTTGCTCTACAGAATAGGACAGGTTGTGGAATATATGGAAAATAACTATATGGAGCAGATAACCCTGTCCGACACGGCTGAAAAGTTCGGGTTCAGTGAGCATTATCTTTCACGGCTTTTCAAAAGGGTTTTGGGAGTCCCGTTCCGGCAGTACCTGAATATAATACGTATTAAGCACGCCTCCGAAAGTATTATTCTGAATAAGGAAAGCATTTCGGATATTGCCTTTAACTGCGGATTTAACAGCATTTCAACTTTTAACAGGACTTTCCGTGAGATAAAGGGGTGTACACCGTTACAGTATAGAAAAATGCAATGGAATCATCAAAACGACGGAAAAGGTGGTCAGGATGAAAAACAGCGGTAA
- the yabQ gene encoding spore cortex biosynthesis protein YabQ: MLREINVFLSALITGITTGFIYDLLRMKRKALKTRAFIVGVEDVLFWIFTAILVFITAYISNQGEIRLYFFMAMALGISLYFWLFSSLITQFTVFTVKLVLWPFAKLVALLKPPVKRLKMLFSKVSQKAGRKMKDCRFVVRRRFRSLRNIVRKI, encoded by the coding sequence ATGCTGAGGGAAATAAACGTTTTTCTGAGTGCGTTGATTACAGGCATCACCACCGGCTTTATATATGATCTTTTGAGGATGAAAAGAAAAGCGCTGAAAACCCGTGCCTTCATAGTCGGTGTGGAAGACGTATTGTTCTGGATTTTTACCGCAATACTGGTTTTTATAACAGCATATATAAGTAATCAGGGCGAAATAAGGTTATATTTTTTTATGGCAATGGCTCTCGGCATAAGCTTGTATTTCTGGCTTTTCTCAAGTTTGATTACTCAGTTTACGGTATTTACGGTCAAACTTGTTCTGTGGCCTTTTGCAAAACTGGTTGCTTTGCTGAAACCGCCGGTGAAACGGCTGAAGATGCTTTTTTCAAAGGTTTCGCAAAAGGCCGGCAGAAAAATGAAGGACTGCCGTTTCGTGGTCCGGCGCAGGTTCAGGTCGTTAAGAAATATAGTACGGAAAATTTAA
- the mazG gene encoding nucleoside triphosphate pyrophosphohydrolase, protein MKKERYGFEDLVEIMKKLRSPDGCPWDREQTHESLKEYFIEETYEVLEAIDLKSPEKLCEELGDVLLQVIFHATIAEENGQFTIYDVVDGISRKMVHRHQHVFGKEHAETAADVLNLWDKIKKEEKGTKTQTDILKSVPANLPALMRSYKVQEKAAKVGFDWDNAEDAWKKVKEEMEEFHEACRSGDMDKTEEELGDLLFAIVNVSRFLKIQPELALTKTINKFIKRFEYIETKSSENGKKLTDMTLQEMDALWDEAKKLEDKRGDNDENR, encoded by the coding sequence GTGAAAAAGGAAAGATACGGATTTGAAGATTTGGTTGAAATAATGAAAAAATTAAGAAGCCCTGACGGATGTCCGTGGGACAGGGAACAAACCCATGAATCACTGAAGGAATATTTTATTGAGGAGACCTATGAGGTCCTTGAAGCAATAGATTTAAAGAGCCCCGAAAAACTTTGCGAGGAACTGGGCGACGTTTTGCTTCAGGTGATTTTTCACGCAACGATTGCCGAGGAAAACGGGCAGTTTACAATTTACGACGTGGTCGACGGAATAAGCAGAAAAATGGTTCACAGGCACCAGCATGTATTCGGAAAGGAACATGCCGAAACAGCAGCGGATGTTCTGAATCTGTGGGATAAAATCAAAAAGGAAGAAAAAGGCACGAAAACCCAGACCGATATTCTGAAGAGCGTTCCTGCAAACCTTCCTGCATTAATGAGAAGTTACAAAGTGCAGGAGAAGGCTGCAAAAGTGGGCTTTGACTGGGACAATGCCGAAGATGCCTGGAAGAAGGTTAAAGAAGAGATGGAGGAGTTTCATGAAGCCTGTCGCAGCGGGGATATGGACAAGACCGAAGAGGAATTGGGAGATCTTCTGTTTGCGATAGTCAACGTGTCAAGATTTTTGAAAATTCAGCCCGAGCTGGCCCTTACAAAGACAATAAACAAGTTTATCAAGCGGTTTGAATATATTGAGACAAAAAGTTCTGAAAACGGAAAAAAGCTTACCGACATGACCCTTCAGGAAATGGACGCCTTATGGGATGAGGCAAAAAAACTGGAGGATAAAAGAGGGGATAACGATGAGAATAGATAA
- a CDS encoding RNA-binding S4 domain-containing protein: protein MRIDKFLKLSRVIKRRTLAQEACERQKVIINGKIAKPGSEVKVGDIVEIQFGESVTRFRVKKISEHVRKEEASEMIEIL, encoded by the coding sequence ATGAGAATAGATAAATTTCTGAAGCTGAGCCGCGTGATAAAAAGGAGAACGCTGGCTCAGGAAGCCTGCGAACGGCAGAAAGTAATAATAAACGGTAAAATTGCAAAGCCGGGTTCCGAAGTGAAGGTGGGCGACATCGTTGAGATACAGTTTGGCGAAAGTGTGACCCGGTTCCGTGTGAAAAAAATTTCAGAGCATGTCAGAAAAGAAGAAGCTTCCGAAATGATAGAGATTCTCTGA
- the yabP gene encoding sporulation protein YabP, producing MAEEKKSLEREHQNIILKDRKKLLITGVHNVESFNEESIVVDTQLGLVIIRGLDMHINKLDVESATLDVEGEIGLIEYLDGTVPQRKGGFLSGLFK from the coding sequence ATGGCTGAAGAAAAAAAGTCATTGGAACGGGAACATCAGAATATTATTCTTAAGGACAGGAAAAAACTGCTGATTACTGGTGTACATAATGTTGAAAGCTTCAATGAGGAAAGCATTGTGGTTGATACCCAACTCGGGCTTGTTATTATCCGGGGACTTGATATGCATATAAACAAGCTGGATGTGGAAAGCGCCACGCTGGACGTTGAAGGTGAAATAGGGCTTATTGAGTATCTGGACGGCACCGTACCGCAGCGAAAGGGTGGATTTTTATCAGGTCTTTTTAAGTAG
- a CDS encoding AEC family transporter — MRIFLFILTNNIIPIFALICMGILIDRKFHLDVSTLSKINLYFFVPAFVFVNIYTTKIPLDMLKALGVVILILAINWIYGTVIGKLRRFDVGMTNAFVNSIMFYNSGNFGVPLITLIYSSKPFIVDGETPYLDFALTVQVIVLIVQNLSTNNLGVFNASKASGGVKVALKKALTLPAPYFVIAAFLLKLLPYDLTQFPLWPAFNYVRNGLVAVALLTMGVQLSQTKFHLKNPDVYLSVFSRLIMGPVFAFILVLLFGIKGIMAQVLIISSGCPTAINTALISVEFKNHPDFASQVVMVATLLSAITLTGVIYFATQMFPV; from the coding sequence ATGCGGATTTTTTTATTTATTCTAACAAACAATATTATTCCGATATTTGCGCTGATATGCATGGGCATTTTAATCGACAGAAAGTTTCATCTTGATGTGTCCACTCTTTCCAAAATAAACCTGTACTTTTTCGTGCCAGCATTTGTATTCGTAAACATATACACAACAAAAATACCCCTTGACATGCTGAAGGCATTGGGAGTTGTAATTCTTATCCTTGCAATCAACTGGATTTACGGAACGGTTATAGGCAAATTACGCCGCTTTGATGTAGGCATGACGAATGCTTTTGTAAACTCGATAATGTTTTACAATTCGGGTAATTTCGGTGTTCCGCTTATAACACTTATATATTCCAGCAAACCATTCATTGTCGACGGTGAAACCCCTTACCTGGACTTTGCCCTTACTGTGCAGGTTATTGTCCTTATCGTGCAAAACCTGTCGACAAACAACCTTGGTGTATTTAATGCGAGCAAGGCTTCAGGAGGGGTGAAAGTGGCTTTGAAAAAAGCCTTGACACTGCCGGCCCCGTATTTTGTCATCGCTGCTTTCCTGCTTAAGCTTTTGCCGTATGACCTGACACAGTTTCCTCTGTGGCCGGCATTCAACTATGTCAGGAACGGGCTTGTCGCCGTTGCGCTTTTAACAATGGGCGTTCAGTTGTCCCAGACCAAGTTTCATCTTAAAAATCCTGATGTTTATCTTTCGGTATTTTCACGGCTTATCATGGGCCCGGTTTTTGCATTTATTCTTGTCTTACTTTTTGGTATAAAGGGAATTATGGCACAGGTTTTAATTATATCTTCAGGATGCCCGACCGCCATCAATACCGCATTAATCAGTGTGGAATTCAAAAATCACCCTGATTTTGCATCCCAGGTGGTAATGGTAGCCACCCTTCTGTCGGCGATAACGCTGACCGGTGTCATATACTTTGCCACTCAAATGTTTCCGGTATAG
- a CDS encoding diacylglycerol/lipid kinase family protein, giving the protein MEHLLIVNPVAGKGKTVKIIPDIKSIMEKHSLSYHMEITKAPKHATEIAREYVKKYRNLRVYAVGGDGTLNEVLQGVVGSDALLGNIPSGTGNDFLKSFTDETDPLAILSKIIKARPVPVDLCKMNDLYFLNIASAGFDADVVANTRYLKRLPLIKGKIAYIGGILLSLIRLNNFSATFYIDNEEIYMPRVLLSAFANGKYYGGGMKAVPSAVPDDGLIDVCLIEGIGRLKIFLFFPRFIKGKHVKMKEVSVRRCMSLRMVCSSPVHVNADGELFTLKEMNIEIIKKGINFLLP; this is encoded by the coding sequence ATGGAACATTTACTTATAGTCAATCCGGTCGCCGGAAAAGGAAAAACCGTTAAAATTATACCTGATATAAAGTCAATAATGGAAAAGCATTCCCTTTCCTATCACATGGAAATTACAAAAGCGCCGAAACATGCAACCGAAATAGCAAGGGAATATGTAAAAAAATACAGGAACCTGAGGGTTTACGCCGTCGGCGGAGACGGGACGCTGAACGAGGTTTTGCAAGGAGTCGTCGGAAGTGACGCCTTGCTTGGCAATATACCGTCGGGAACTGGCAATGATTTTTTAAAGAGTTTCACCGACGAAACCGATCCGCTGGCGATACTTTCAAAGATTATCAAAGCCAGACCCGTGCCGGTGGATTTGTGCAAAATGAACGACCTGTATTTTTTGAATATCGCTTCCGCAGGCTTTGACGCCGATGTGGTCGCAAACACCAGATACCTGAAGCGCCTTCCTCTGATTAAAGGTAAAATTGCCTATATAGGCGGCATTCTTCTGTCGCTTATCAGGCTTAACAATTTCAGCGCAACTTTCTACATTGATAACGAGGAAATATACATGCCCCGCGTTCTTTTGTCAGCCTTCGCCAACGGGAAATACTACGGTGGCGGCATGAAAGCCGTTCCGTCAGCCGTTCCCGATGACGGGCTTATTGACGTCTGCCTTATTGAAGGAATTGGCAGACTGAAAATATTCCTTTTCTTTCCCAGATTTATAAAGGGCAAACATGTTAAAATGAAAGAAGTCAGCGTCAGACGATGCATGTCGTTAAGGATGGTCTGTTCTTCTCCTGTGCATGTAAATGCCGATGGTGAGCTTTTCACGCTTAAGGAAATGAATATTGAAATAATAAAAAAGGGGATTAATTTTCTTCTTCCATGA
- a CDS encoding glycoside hydrolase family 3 C-terminal domain-containing protein has product MENKPVYLDPSYSFEERAKDLVSRMTIEEKVSQMLYNSPAIERLGIPAYNWWNEALHGVARAGTATMFPQAIGMAATFDEELIYKVADVISTEGRAKYHASSKKGDRGIYKGLTFWSPNINIFRDPRWGRGQETYGEDPYLTARLGVAFVKGLQGNHPKYLKAAACAKHFAVHSGPESLRHEFNAVVSKKDLYETYLPAFKALVQEAKVESVMGAYNRTNGEPCCGSKTLLSDILRGEWGFKGHVVSDCWAIRDFHMHHHVTATAPESAALAVRNGCDLNCGNMFGNLLIALKEGLITEEEIDRAVTRLMITRMKLGMFDPEDQVPYASISYDFVDCKEHRELALDVAKKSIVLLKNDGLLPLDRKKIRSIAVIGPNADSRQALIGNYEGTASEYVTVLDGIREMAGDDVRIYYSVGCHLYKDRVENLGEPGDRIAEAVTCAEHADVVIMCLGLDSTIEGEEMHESNIYGSGDKPDLNLPGQQQELLEAVYATGKPIVLVLLTGSALAVTWADEHIPAILNAWYPGALGGRAIASVLFGETNPSGKLPVTFYRTTEELPDFTDYSMENRTYRFMKNEALYPFGFGLSYTTFDYSDLKLSKDTIRAGEGFNVSVKVTNTGKMAGEEVVQVYIKDLEASWRVPNWQLSGMKRVRLESGETAEITFEIRPEQLAVVTDEGKSVIEPGEFEIYVGGSQPDARSVRLMGKAPLKAVLRVQ; this is encoded by the coding sequence ATGGAAAACAAACCTGTTTATCTGGATCCGAGTTATTCGTTTGAAGAACGCGCAAAAGATCTTGTGTCAAGGATGACCATTGAGGAAAAGGTATCTCAGATGCTTTACAATTCACCTGCAATCGAAAGGCTCGGAATTCCTGCATATAACTGGTGGAACGAAGCACTTCACGGTGTGGCGCGGGCCGGAACGGCGACCATGTTCCCGCAGGCTATCGGAATGGCGGCTACGTTTGACGAAGAGCTTATTTATAAAGTGGCGGATGTTATTTCAACAGAGGGCAGGGCAAAATACCATGCAAGCAGTAAAAAAGGCGATCGCGGGATATATAAGGGTTTAACATTCTGGTCCCCTAATATCAACATATTCAGGGATCCAAGATGGGGACGCGGCCAGGAAACCTACGGGGAGGATCCTTACCTCACGGCAAGGCTCGGTGTTGCCTTTGTAAAAGGCCTGCAGGGAAACCATCCGAAATACCTTAAGGCTGCGGCATGTGCAAAACATTTTGCCGTTCACAGTGGTCCCGAATCCTTAAGGCATGAATTTAATGCCGTAGTGTCCAAAAAGGATCTGTATGAGACCTATCTGCCGGCTTTTAAGGCTTTGGTTCAGGAAGCAAAAGTTGAATCGGTGATGGGAGCGTATAACCGTACAAACGGTGAACCCTGCTGCGGCAGTAAGACCCTTCTTTCCGATATTCTCAGAGGGGAATGGGGATTTAAGGGACATGTGGTATCCGACTGCTGGGCAATACGCGATTTCCATATGCACCATCATGTTACGGCAACAGCTCCCGAATCAGCCGCCCTTGCAGTACGCAATGGCTGCGATCTGAACTGCGGAAACATGTTCGGAAACCTGTTAATAGCCCTTAAGGAAGGCTTGATCACTGAAGAGGAGATAGACAGAGCCGTAACAAGGCTTATGATTACAAGAATGAAACTGGGAATGTTCGATCCTGAAGATCAGGTGCCTTATGCATCGATTTCGTACGACTTCGTCGATTGCAAGGAACACAGAGAGCTCGCGCTGGACGTGGCGAAAAAATCCATTGTCCTGCTAAAGAATGACGGCCTGTTGCCGCTTGACAGGAAGAAAATCAGGTCCATCGCCGTTATAGGCCCGAATGCCGACAGCCGCCAGGCTCTGATTGGAAACTACGAAGGAACGGCGTCGGAATATGTAACCGTTCTTGACGGAATCAGGGAAATGGCAGGGGACGATGTAAGGATTTACTATTCAGTCGGCTGTCATTTATACAAGGACAGAGTTGAGAACCTCGGCGAACCCGGGGACAGAATCGCGGAGGCAGTTACCTGTGCCGAACACGCCGACGTGGTTATCATGTGCCTTGGCCTTGATTCAACCATTGAAGGCGAAGAAATGCATGAAAGTAATATATACGGTTCGGGCGACAAGCCTGATCTTAACCTTCCGGGGCAGCAGCAGGAACTGCTGGAGGCTGTTTACGCCACCGGTAAGCCGATTGTTCTTGTACTGCTTACAGGAAGTGCTCTGGCAGTAACGTGGGCCGATGAGCATATCCCGGCAATACTGAACGCATGGTATCCGGGGGCGCTGGGAGGAAGGGCAATTGCCTCGGTACTGTTCGGTGAAACCAACCCGTCAGGGAAGCTGCCGGTTACATTCTATCGTACCACCGAAGAACTTCCCGACTTTACAGATTACTCAATGGAAAACAGAACCTACAGGTTTATGAAGAATGAAGCGCTGTACCCGTTTGGATTTGGTTTGAGCTATACGACGTTTGACTACAGCGATCTGAAGCTGTCGAAGGATACAATCAGGGCAGGGGAAGGCTTTAACGTTTCGGTAAAGGTAACGAATACCGGGAAAATGGCCGGTGAAGAAGTGGTCCAGGTTTACATCAAGGATTTGGAAGCAAGCTGGAGAGTTCCCAACTGGCAGCTTTCGGGAATGAAGAGAGTAAGGCTTGAAAGCGGTGAAACTGCTGAAATTACTTTTGAAATACGGCCTGAACAGCTGGCTGTTGTTACCGATGAGGGAAAAAGCGTTATCGAGCCGGGTGAGTTTGAAATTTATGTCGGCGGCTCGCAGCCGGATGCAAGAAGCGTCAGGCTTATGGGAAAAGCGCCGCTGAAAGCCGTGCTGCGCGTGCAGTAA
- a CDS encoding FtsB family cell division protein, whose product MILLVLMSALLVYFVITFVKQQEEMNMIQNEMKTLQYKIEKEKETQEELLKQQDMIETDEFIEKIAREKLGMVKEGERIYVDMDQ is encoded by the coding sequence ATGATTTTACTGGTTTTAATGTCAGCTCTTTTGGTTTATTTTGTGATCACCTTTGTAAAGCAGCAGGAAGAAATGAACATGATTCAGAATGAAATGAAAACCCTTCAGTACAAAATAGAAAAGGAAAAGGAAACACAGGAAGAACTGCTGAAACAGCAGGATATGATTGAGACAGACGAATTCATAGAAAAAATTGCAAGGGAAAAACTGGGAATGGTAAAAGAAGGTGAAAGGATTTACGTTGACATGGATCAATAA
- a CDS encoding DNA-3-methyladenine glycosylase family protein has protein sequence MYRIISTDNNNLTVRIDDFNPSHTFLCGQCFRWNQEDEGTWSGVALGRFVRLKWDGELCTFFDMTEKEFIEKWVDYFDLNTDYGEIKKILAGKDEHLREAVSFGYGIRLLRQDLWEVMLSFIISQNNQIPRIKKIIETLSEHYGQKISGADNRYTFPDAFSLARANIEDLKICRPGYRLGYIMSAAEKVSKSPSLLGELKSIPSAEARKILLSFTGIGEKVADCILLYSGLDRNAFPIDRWVKRVMETLYFKKETDVKTIRAFSRDYFGELSGIAQQYLFYYARENKIGL, from the coding sequence ATGTACCGTATTATTTCAACAGACAATAATAATCTTACGGTTCGGATAGATGATTTTAATCCCTCCCATACTTTTCTGTGCGGACAATGTTTCCGCTGGAATCAGGAAGACGAAGGGACATGGTCCGGCGTTGCCCTCGGCCGTTTCGTTAGGCTTAAATGGGACGGCGAATTATGCACATTTTTTGACATGACCGAAAAGGAATTCATTGAAAAATGGGTGGATTATTTTGATCTTAATACCGATTACGGAGAAATAAAAAAAATTCTCGCCGGCAAGGATGAACATTTAAGGGAAGCGGTATCCTTCGGCTACGGGATACGCCTTCTGCGCCAGGATCTGTGGGAGGTAATGCTGTCATTTATCATATCCCAGAACAACCAAATACCAAGGATAAAAAAAATAATAGAAACACTGAGCGAGCATTACGGGCAGAAAATTTCCGGCGCAGACAACAGGTACACCTTCCCAGACGCTTTTTCCCTTGCCCGTGCAAACATTGAAGACCTTAAGATATGCCGTCCGGGTTACCGCCTGGGGTATATCATGTCTGCGGCAGAAAAGGTGTCGAAATCGCCTTCGCTTCTTGGGGAACTGAAAAGCATTCCCTCCGCTGAAGCGCGGAAAATACTTCTGTCTTTTACAGGAATAGGAGAAAAGGTTGCCGACTGTATTCTTCTTTACAGCGGGCTTGACAGGAACGCCTTCCCGATTGACAGGTGGGTGAAACGGGTAATGGAAACCCTGTACTTTAAAAAGGAAACCGATGTAAAGACAATCCGCGCCTTTTCACGGGATTATTTCGGAGAACTTTCGGGCATTGCGCAGCAGTATCTTTTTTACTACGCCCGCGAGAACAAAATCGGTTTGTGA
- a CDS encoding DUF6062 family protein encodes MVLKERIYTIPVNEAFEVDSECPMCILEKRVEDDAIRYTLGPSMMEPDTRIETNKKGFCNRHFAKLYNTQENRLPLGLIIDTHLMEQNGILRDMYQKAMPGIQKEAGIGAVEKLVRGIKKKKDHTDTFIHSMIDKLNELEKSCTICEKINYNMDKFTDVILYLYFKEPEFRERFESKKGFCLPHLKMLLEGSMKYLNHRQRSEFVMNLMSLELNHLDRIKEEVNWFTQMFDYKNRDASWKNSRDAVPRSIEKICGPCDLKR; translated from the coding sequence ATGGTTTTGAAGGAACGTATATATACAATACCGGTAAACGAAGCGTTCGAGGTTGATTCCGAATGTCCGATGTGTATTCTGGAAAAGAGAGTGGAGGATGATGCGATAAGATATACCCTCGGACCTTCGATGATGGAGCCGGATACAAGGATAGAAACAAACAAAAAAGGTTTCTGCAACCGACATTTCGCAAAACTGTACAATACCCAGGAGAACCGGCTTCCGCTGGGGCTTATAATAGACACCCACCTTATGGAGCAGAACGGGATATTGCGGGACATGTACCAGAAGGCGATGCCGGGGATCCAAAAGGAAGCCGGAATCGGGGCTGTGGAAAAACTGGTCCGGGGAATTAAAAAGAAGAAAGATCATACCGACACGTTTATTCACTCGATGATAGATAAACTCAATGAGCTTGAAAAAAGCTGCACGATATGTGAAAAAATAAATTATAACATGGATAAATTTACAGACGTGATTTTATATCTTTATTTTAAAGAACCCGAATTCAGGGAGCGCTTTGAATCAAAGAAGGGTTTCTGCCTGCCGCATTTGAAAATGCTTCTGGAAGGCTCAATGAAATATCTGAACCACAGGCAGCGCAGCGAATTTGTTATGAATCTGATGTCTCTGGAATTAAATCATCTTGACAGAATAAAAGAAGAGGTCAACTGGTTCACCCAGATGTTTGATTATAAGAACAGGGATGCTTCGTGGAAAAATTCAAGGGACGCCGTTCCGCGGAGCATAGAGAAGATTTGCGGGCCATGCGACCTTAAGCGGTAG
- the epsC gene encoding serine O-acetyltransferase EpsC has product MELNEWLNHKLPDIADQLEDFNKKYFINEKTIGFAGKEQVYQVLRKLRSALFPGVYEKYPIDEADVNIIIGNNIRSAALELKSLIERCLINECNDEEKEHGTCRKCMERANRITIHLLEQLPKIRELLHKDIEAAYRGDPAAKSREEILLSYPSIEALSVHRIAHVLYKEGVPIIPRIMSEYAHKRTGIDIHPGATIGEYFFIDHGTGVVIGETCVIGNNVKIYQGVTLGAKSFPVDEKGNLVKGIKRHPNIEDNVVIYAGATILGGDTVIGHDSIIGGNVWLTRSVPPYSRVHNAQPSPIIKNGNY; this is encoded by the coding sequence ATGGAATTAAATGAGTGGCTTAATCACAAGCTTCCCGACATAGCAGATCAGCTGGAAGATTTTAACAAGAAATATTTCATAAACGAGAAAACGATTGGTTTTGCCGGAAAAGAACAGGTGTATCAGGTTTTAAGGAAGCTCCGTTCGGCGCTTTTCCCCGGTGTTTATGAAAAATACCCGATAGACGAGGCCGACGTAAATATTATTATCGGGAACAATATACGGAGTGCGGCGTTGGAATTAAAAAGCCTTATAGAAAGATGCCTTATTAATGAATGCAATGATGAGGAAAAAGAGCACGGAACCTGCAGGAAATGCATGGAAAGAGCCAACCGGATTACAATACATCTTCTTGAACAGCTTCCAAAAATAAGGGAGCTGCTGCATAAGGATATAGAAGCCGCGTACCGGGGTGATCCCGCGGCTAAAAGCAGGGAAGAAATACTTTTAAGCTATCCTTCGATAGAAGCGTTAAGCGTACACAGGATTGCCCATGTCCTTTATAAAGAGGGCGTACCGATAATTCCAAGGATAATGTCGGAGTATGCGCATAAAAGGACAGGGATTGACATACATCCAGGAGCCACCATCGGCGAATATTTTTTCATTGACCATGGCACAGGTGTGGTTATCGGAGAAACATGCGTAATAGGAAACAATGTAAAGATTTATCAGGGCGTAACCCTTGGCGCGAAAAGTTTTCCCGTTGATGAGAAGGGAAATCTGGTTAAGGGGATAAAAAGACATCCCAATATTGAAGACAATGTTGTTATATACGCCGGCGCCACTATACTGGGCGGTGATACGGTAATAGGCCATGATTCAATTATCGGCGGAAATGTATGGCTCACACGTTCGGTTCCTCCGTACAGCAGGGTACATAACGCCCAGCCGTCGCCAATAATCAAAAACGGAAATTATTAA